Within Citrus sinensis cultivar Valencia sweet orange chromosome 1, DVS_A1.0, whole genome shotgun sequence, the genomic segment tttatttatcttttgtgGTTGAATGATgtattctgattttgatttcgtatggtcaaatttatttttcttatcgGCTTGTGCAAGATCTAAAACTTTCTATAGCATAAATAGGGAATCTAATAAATTACCATTTAATATCTACACCCAAGCTTCGCATGGTagaaactttatttaaaatttagtataATGCTGTTAAAATCACACTCGCCTAGATCTGTTTCTCTACATATTTTCCCGTGATTTGTTTTTCTGCTTATCTTCTGTAAATATATTTGGTGGAGATAACATATGTTATgcatcatcattttttttttttttaactgttaGGCAGATGCTCTTAACTTTTTTATGACACCTTCCCAGCATTGCACATTTTAACATTCTTAAGGGGCAGTTTTACAGGGTTCAGGTTGGTTTACAATCACCAGAAGGGATCACAACTACACGAGGAGTGTTGAgaagatttaataattttctgaaGTTATTTACTGATGTAAgtctttctaattttttcacttttggaAATCGGGGACTTCTGTTTTTATCAGAATGTAACTACTTgtgtgtttaattattttattgaaatttatcttGTTTACACATTAAAATGCACTCATTTTAAGGTCATCACTCTTATTGTTATTCTCTTTCTTGCAGCTTAAAAAGgcatttcccaaaaaaaatattcccCCAGCTCCACCCAAGGGATTGTTGCGTATGAAAAGCAGGGCACTGTTGGAAGAGGTAGGAAATTTGTTGCATACTCTTTTTCGGTTTACATACTTTGGTGCCAGGACTCTATACAACCATTTTTTCTATTGAAAAGTAGGTGTCAGATTCTTGAGAACACGGTAGGCGTGCCATCCATTCCTAGTACTTGCATATACAATTACGGAGGTGACTTCCATGTAAcctgtaaaaaatatatagggACGAGGGTACCTTGCATTATTTGTGGCTAAGAAACTTGTAGATTCATAGTCATTTAACACATTCATCAGGGAAACGAATAACGGTTTTTATGTTTGTGTAAGAATATGACACTTGTGTTCATGTCTGCTAACCATAGCTGTTGTATAGTCCACTGAGGTATCTAttctccttttccttttctttgtttatttttggtgTATGTGTTGTCTTCATCGAGATACATaaaacagttttttttttctttttcttctcattcACTCAGAAATACATTGTCAGAGACTTACCTTCTTCTATATTATGGCAAATATTCTCAAAAGGCTTCATTCTGTTGCAGAGAAGGTGCTCCTTGGAGGAGTGGATGACAAAGCTACTCTCTGACATTGACTTATCTAGAAGCGTCTCTGTGGCATCCTTTCTTGAATTGGAAGCTGCTGCGAGGTCGTGTATGTGCCATTTTAATGCATTAAGTGtttgagaaatttgttttgtGCCATGAATGTTTTTCCTAATGTTTGAAAGCGGAtttgtaattgatttattgtaaTCTTTGTGCatatatactatttttttctcctggatgatgaaattgtctgtatcattattttggagttttgacatttatatatttcttatcAGCATTTCAAGATGTAAACCAGAACGCATCAGAAGCAAATCCTTCTAGCAATAGCACTATTTCTTCACTTCAAATGCCTTCCGACTCAGGCTTCACTCTTATTGGCAGTTCCTCAGTCACTTCTGATTATGGTAGTGATACAGCTTATGAGACATCTGAACTTGGAACCCCAAAATTAGGAAGGGATAACGGTTCTGAAATTGGCGTGGAGGATCTGACGCTGGATGAAGATTTGACAAGCCCTATAGAAAATCTCGTAAAGTATGGAATGTCCAACATTGATGAAGGATTGTTCATGGGACAGACTATATTGGAGCAACTTGAAGGTTTTCCTAGGCATAAAGCACATGCCCAACAACATCCCAACAATGCTACAGGGAAGAATGTGAACAATGGAAATGTTTCTAAAGCTTTATTCCTTTCTGGCAATGGGATGGACCTTTTCTCTGAGCCAGAGCCTGGTAAGGTAATTGGTCATGCACGAAAGCTATCAGCTGATAGTGTTAGAAGCGATGCAAGTTCCATAAGAGGTAGCGAAATTTCAAACTTTGGCATTCCAAATTCATCTGCTGATGGCTCTCCTGGCCTTCATAGATGTGCTGAGGTTTCAAGTAGCAGGGAAATTCTTGGCAACTCAGACTTGCAGTTTTCAGGAGATGCAGAACTAGTTATTCCATTGGATCAGCGCCATAAATTGAGTAGGGTTCTTTTAACAATGGAGCGGAGATTAGTGACTGCAAAAACAGACATGGAGGATCTTATAACAAGATTAAATCAAGAAATGACAGTGAAAGATTATCTAATGACAAAGGTATAAAACAATATGCTTTCTAGTTATCAATGCTGGGTTTTGTTGATTGACTGTGATTGTTTGAGTAGATGTACATTTTGCTTCTATCCTGATTATATAGATATTGTACGTTTTGCTTCTATCCTGATTATATACCTATTGTTAATGTATTTGAGCAAAACTATCAGTTCTGTAGCCTTATATATTCCTTATCTGCATTTTTGCGCTCCAAATGATGAAATCGGCCTTTCAGAAGAAATTTCCAAACTCAATTGCTCTCCCTCATACTAATTTACCACACAAAGATTCAGAtaacccttttctttttccactgGATACTTGCATAACTGCTTTTGTGGCTTGGTTTGAGATAGGGAGTTATAGCTGATTCTAGCCTTAGAGGTGACTGGGTATACTTTTGTAAATCACAAACAGTCCTAGTTTTGGTTTTCTCAGTGGATAGCTGGTCCACTATctgttttaaattttctgcattaatacatttttgagtttcttgtcaaaaataaataaataaattatgcatTGTATGTTAATTGAACTTTTCTTCATGTAAAGGTAAAATTGCTTTTGCTCTTACAAAGGTCCAGGAtttgacatatttttattgatacAACAGCCTACTGATGATATAACTGATTGGTGTGGATATAACTGATTGTATCTCTTCAGGTTAAGGATTTGGAAGTGGAACTTGAAACTACTaaacaaaaaagtaaagaaaccTTACAGCAAGCTATTTTGAGCGAGAGGGAAAGGCTAACACAAATGCAATGGGACATGGAGGAACTTCGGCAGAAATCCTTGGAAATGGAATGGAAGTTGAAGTCAAAACAGGTAATTTATTTACCAATTATTTGTCTAGTTTTTCGCCTCTAGCCTTTTTCTTCTGAAAATTGTACTTATGGAGGATGTTTTCTAACAAAGAATGAGAGACAGGGAGATGAGAGAGACATTACTTGAATCTTCAGGCACCCCTTAAATTCCATTCatttatgaaagaaatatcCAAAGGAGaacacaaaatttttagttttgtgCATATGAGACGCATTTTATTTCTCAACATTGTCAAACAGAAACATGAGAATTTCATACAGTTACTCTTGTGCTACTCTGATATCATCCgttttaatgtttttcaaGGTTACATATTCCTTTATCTTGGATGTCAATTTTTATTCCATAAACTGTTGTGTTACctgcaaataaaattagttgcaTGACagtttcatttgtttgttggCAGAAACACATGTAACTAACTCAGTAATGCTCTTGATTCTcccattaattattttttttaaaagtaaaaactgAATGGATGTCTTTATcataaagaattgaaatttaaataatgatgTACGAAAGTGCTGCAGGATGGAAACCCACATGCAGAGTCAATGGAAGAATCCACTGTCAAGGATAAAAATGTGTTGCAGGAGTTGGATGCTACTAAAGAGCAACTTGAGAATTTGTCAAAGCGATATGAAGAGCTAGAGGCAAAGTCTAAAGCAGATATCAAAGTTCTTGTTAAAGAGGTTAAATTTCTCAGAAGCTCACAAATAGGACTGAAACAGGAGCTTAGTCAAATGCTGAATGAGAAATCCAAGACCGAGGTAATTTGCTACTCTGCTAGCTCATTTGTTTTATGTCAGGTTTCTGTCTTTAAGAAGTATTATGCTTGCCATGAGAACCTATATCCTTAAGCATTTTACTtctgttaaaataaattaccggCTTGAGGcgtttttaagtttttgttttaagttaAGGTATTTGTTAGCTGCCATGTTTTTGGGGACCttttttatcctaaaattacatAGAACTCTTGATTGTTGTCTGAATGTAGTACCCTATTGCAATTCTccaaatgttattttatggtttcattttaattttgtatcaaATTAGTAGATAGAGAATAAGAGAAATTACATTAAGATTCTGAAATGTGGTAAATTTGTTCAGGAACTTCTTCAACAAGAAAGACAAACTCATAACCACATGAAAACAGTTAGAGAAAAGCTGCTACATGAATGCAGGATTCTTCTGAACCGGTTTCAAGCATGCAATGCTAATTTGTACGCTGAAGAAGAGGATAATGTTATATTGGAATCTTCCTCAGCAGCTGATGCTCTAGCTTTGCTGACTTCATCAGATGACCAAATTTCTCTTCTTATAACCGAGGTACTTAGTACAATTTTCCATCGGTACACTGTTTGCAACCTTTTAAACTTGTTTGGTTTTCTCAATATCAACACTTGGTTGAGTCCCTTTTTCTCCCTCTGTTTGGAGGCTTGTACAGCCTCATAGGAGATAAGGCAATTAAGAGTCAGAAATGGCAGCTGTCTCAGCATGTCTAGGCTTATGGATCTTATGAATACTAGGTTTCATACTCTCCAACATCTTTGTTTGAACATACCTCCCAAAAGTGTAAACTGGGGTGAAGCCTATGTTCATGGTTGATCGTGGGATAAGATAAAAATggaaagaacaagaaaaattagGTTTGTTCACATTTGGTGCAAATTAGAGAGATGGAATCACAAGGCTATAAAGGATATGATTAAAGTAATGCTTAATCACTTAGTAGACACAGCATGCTCATAACTTATTTAAGTTGTCATTGCATTAATTCTGTCCAAGTTTGAGAGTTCCAGGCTTTTGCAAGCCTCAATGAATATTGCAGCTGCTCGTGTTTTCCATTGCATTAATACTGTCCAAGTTTGAGAACTCCAGGCTTTTGCAAGCCTCAATGAATATTGCAACTACTCATGTTTTCCATTCTGACCGTTGCACTATCGGCCTTATTAGCCGTCCATTACTTGtttcacattaaatttatttttccaaaaaattgATCAGGCACAACTATTAGCTGAAGATAGTAAAGCTGCTGCTTCCGCTGATGTTGAAAAAGCTCATGATAATGACGTCTGTACAAGAACGGATAATGAGTTAAGGGAAGTAATAGCAGATATCTTAGTTGATAATGCAAAATTGAGAAAACAGGTGAATTCTGTTTTACGCCGAGCTCTCCTTTTTAGGAACAATGAGTCACCTCCTCCTTCAAGTGATAATTTGCTGGATGATTCATCAGAAAGATGAAATggaattaatatttgtatccTTTTTTATCTCGGAACATGATGATGCTGTCCCGTCTAGTACATAACATCCTTCATCTACTGTCCTTACACTTGGAATTTTGTGGTTCCATGAAAGTTCTCAGAGAAAAAGGGTTTGCTTTCTTCTACTCTAATGTTGTATTCTTATGTTCATagacttgaataaataatcagtcaaaagatgagaaaaagaaaatcatgaaaatgcGTACACATCTGgcccttttattttattttttttaaaattttgttgggGTTACATATAGGTTAGTTTGTACTGCTTTTTTCCATGGCAAACTTGTTTTAAAGAATACTGACACTTTTGTTCCTGGTAATCTTACTTAGTGTAATGAGACAATAGTGTCATTCTCTTAAATTATAATGCACGAATTTGATAATGGATACCAATGGGGTTGAGGTTATACGCCATACAACAGATGGTCCTTGGCAGGATATTGCAAATATTGTtaaatgcaattttttttttatccttttcatTGGGGTTTTGATTAAATCCGTTAAACGGGTACTTGACAGAGCCTAAAATAAGTAAAGACACAGATTTCACAAGAAAtataattacagaaaattagGCTTGCGCTTGATAAATAAAGGGACCCATTGCTTGGTAGTGATTCATCAAACGCTCAAGCATATCATCATTTGCTCCCAAGTCACATGAAAATCTGCAGGAGGAGTTTTATAGATGCTAAGTTTGATTAACTACAACACAATAGCATAAGCgtaattttatcaatcaaaCTATATATTTGTACAGTAATACCTTATCAATAGTTGACTGATAGACGCGGCTCCACAAGAATGTAAAGAGGCTTTCCATCAAGTCTGCGTTGTCCCTGTGATGTGAAATTGTGAACTCTTATCAAGTAGCAGCAGCAGTTTTAAACCTAAAGCCATTTTGCATAGATGTAACAGAGAGGACGCAACTACTAGCCTTACCCTCACCTCAGGCAATCCGACAACACAAGCGCATTCAACAACTTCTGCCCCCATGCGCTCTGAATAAAAACAGAAATTtcaaggttaaaaaaaaaaaaaaaatcaagttgtTTCAACGGAGCAAAGAAGGGAACATTATTGATGATGAATAAGAGAAATGGATTCACTCAGACCTACCCAAAAGTCTCACAGCTGCGGAGAGAGTGCCACCGGTAGCCACCAAATCATCAATCACCAAAGCCCGTTCCCCTGGCTCAATGGCACCAACATGCATCTCCAAACGATCAGTTCCGTACTCCAGCACATAGGCTTCCGAAATTACTTCACCTACATATTGATTCAATACAAGTTCTTTTCTTAGTTTATAATCATGAAGCGTGCAGAGGGATGGGAAAGCTCTTTGGTGTTGCGGATATGAAAAATGTACCTGGCAACTTGTTGGGTTTTCGTAAAGGCACAAACTTTGCACCAATTGCCAATGCAATTGATGGACCAAAAACGAATCCTCTAGCTTCAATTCCTACATTCACGTTTGCTAAGATAAGATACAACGATGATATTCAAACAACATAAATGATCTAGTGAACAACACAACTGGACATAAggtgcaattttttttagaaggaCCAGTTGACCAGATTGTGTTTTGTTACAATGGTACGCTGGTACTTACATCGCCCAGTACATTGTGACTCGTTCGAACAATacccattaattttatttcaaatacaaGTATATATGAAGCCATGAAAGTAACACTCACATGCATGATGCATgtcatattttcttctttttttttttttcatttttagatTGTCAAGAGGAAGGCCTGGCCACGTTTTGATATGATCATACATGAACAACAATAACGCTGACACATGCATGCTTTGTATGTTATTGAAgacaaaaaaaagggaaaatttgTCATTCTTTCTAAAACGAGCAAGAAACAGAAATTTTtaggaattaaaaaaaggtaaattttttaaaacgtCAATATATAGTTTTCaagtaaaagtgaaaaaaaatcccaaaaaaacaaaagtgattGACAAGATCAAAGCACAGAATGAGAAAAGGTAAATAAGACCAAAAACTGTCcttttatacatatatagatatttatCCTGCTAGTAATTCCTCTGatttcttcattcttctttaTCTACTACAACAGATGAAACAAGACAAAAGAAATGCTTCTCAAACtttgagttaaaaaataaaaaataaagagagagagagagagagagagggagacagagagagatgaaacaaataaaaatggggggggggggggaaataaaaattttaaaaagaaaatgagtgagaaacaaaacaataaaaaataacaatactAAAGAGTACCAGCAACAACAGAAATGCCCATGTCTCTGTAGCGATCGACAAATATGTCCACGGTGTCTTTAAACGCCTTGTGATCCAACAGCAACGTCGTTATATCTTGAAACATTATCCCTGCagcccaccaaatttgaaaaaagaaaaatgaccatgaagaaaacacaaaacagaaaaacaaaaaaaaaaaaaagaaaaggaaaccTGGTATTGGGAAGTCAGGCACCACACGGATTGCTTTAGAAATGCCCTGTAGCCTCGGGTCTCCTCTGAGTCCATTCTCTGCTGCAAACATATTTCGTTTCTCCAAGACACTTTGATTGATCTACCTATCTATTTCTCTATTTCTTTAACTGGGTTTGTGTCTCTTTTAACATTTGCTTTCTAAGTTCTGTTCTTTCCCTCCTAAATCACACCAAAGGATCATAATATATCCGTCTCTCTGTTTCTTTCTGAATGCAATGGGAGAAGGTGAGCGTATTAAATACCCAATATTTTGTCTATTTATGTTGGCCCCCAGCCAAAGCAATGCTTGTGAGAGTGACAATGTTTTCCCTCACTTGTTCTTCGGGCGCGTGCGTTCAACCTATTCTTACAACTCAGTCCTTATCCTCACCAAGCCCTTTTAAGAGGGGCTATTGTTTAATTACTTAGTATTTTTCATCTAGGAACAAGGTTGTATCTTTCCAATCCAAATCCTTATCACCATGATCATGACATTTTAGTCATCgtttaattatcattattatgactaggatacaaaatttcaacataCCTTAACAATAGGGTTGTGTTAAATGTATTGATGTTGATTTTACAATAGAATATTATTCACATGACAACGATATTTagtttgttaaaatgatgTTAGGGTGTGTTCATAAACATAATAAGAACAATACTCAAGTCTCAATTATGGTGTGGACGGAGTAATCAACCGGAGAACTTTACCACtaaacttaaataattaaCCAATTGATTGACATGacatatcatatatatatatatatatatattgcaatATTAACACATATATAATAGATAAAAATGTCAACTAACCTCTAACAAGTGACCATTAATTATACGTGACACATCAGTTAAAATGTTATAACTATATAAGTGTAACAAATGTAAACGTAAATAGATTATCTTCGTTATGTTTTACAAAACTAGTTCAACCActgtgtgattttttttttttttaagtacttgatattgaaaaagaaaagtcaaaaattGCACATGAAATTCATAAATCCATGCTATGACCCCATGAATGGCTATTTCATTTAGGATACATACAGTTATtggataatttatataatgtaacatcaatttttatatatatatatatatatatatcactaTTTGGTTCGTTAGTAATAATGTACGAATAATATTTGACTGGTTTTTGTATTCTTATATACAAATTATCAGTCATCCACGTGCATTTAACAGAAGAAAAACCTTGGAAGAATACTTTTTTCCATTCTCTTCCCAAATCATCAGTGGCTGTAGCAGAAATAGGATTATCGTAACCATCATTAATACATATGTACGATCCCAGTCCACAGAAGGAAATGACAAACTATGGTTACTAAAACTGGGTCAACCCCAAGTACACGCGCCAAAGGAGTGAGAGTACGACAATCACGCAGCTTCGCTCTGTGAA encodes:
- the LOC102628153 gene encoding PX domain-containing protein EREL1 isoform X2, translated to MKSRALLEERRCSLEEWMTKLLSDIDLSRSVSVASFLELEAAARSSFQDVNQNASEANPSSNSTISSLQMPSDSGFTLIGSSSVTSDYGSDTAYETSELGTPKLGRDNGSEIGVEDLTLDEDLTSPIENLVKYGMSNIDEGLFMGQTILEQLEGFPRHKAHAQQHPNNATGKNVNNGNVSKALFLSGNGMDLFSEPEPGKVIGHARKLSADSVRSDASSIRGSEISNFGIPNSSADGSPGLHRCAEVSSSREILGNSDLQFSGDAELVIPLDQRHKLSRVLLTMERRLVTAKTDMEDLITRLNQEMTVKDYLMTKVKDLEVELETTKQKSKETLQQAILSERERLTQMQWDMEELRQKSLEMEWKLKSKQDGNPHAESMEESTVKDKNVLQELDATKEQLENLSKRYEELEAKSKADIKVLVKEVKFLRSSQIGLKQELSQMLNEKSKTEELLQQERQTHNHMKTVREKLLHECRILLNRFQACNANLYAEEEDNVILESSSAADALALLTSSDDQISLLITEAQLLAEDSKAAASADVEKAHDNDVCTRTDNELREVIADILVDNAKLRKQVNSVLRRALLFRNNESPPPSSDNLLDDSSER
- the LOC102627676 gene encoding adenine phosphoribosyltransferase 5 isoform X1 produces the protein MFAAENGLRGDPRLQGISKAIRVVPDFPIPGIMFQDITTLLLDHKAFKDTVDIFVDRYRDMGISVVAGIEARGFVFGPSIALAIGAKFVPLRKPNKLPGEVISEAYVLEYGTDRLEMHVGAIEPGERALVIDDLVATGGTLSAAVRLLERMGAEVVECACVVGLPEVRGQRRLDGKPLYILVEPRLSVNY
- the LOC102627676 gene encoding adenine phosphoribosyltransferase 5 isoform X2 — protein: MFAAENGLRGDPRLQGISKAIRVVPDFPIPGIMFQDITTLLLDHKAFKDTVDIFVDRYRDMGISVVAGIEARGFVFGPSIALAIGAKFVPLRKPNKLPGEVISEAYVLEYGTDRLEMHVGAIEPGERALVIDDLVATGGTLSAAVRLLERMGAEVVECACVVGLPEGQRRLDGKPLYILVEPRLSVNY
- the LOC102628153 gene encoding PX domain-containing protein EREL1 isoform X1, which translates into the protein MNQRRSPPKHRHDGTSPLPLGMDWSPAPRKWNGRDTVWPHDPRTGWSYCVTIPSWVVLPKSRDSDPVVFYRVQVGLQSPEGITTTRGVLRRFNNFLKLFTDLKKAFPKKNIPPAPPKGLLRMKSRALLEERRCSLEEWMTKLLSDIDLSRSVSVASFLELEAAARSSFQDVNQNASEANPSSNSTISSLQMPSDSGFTLIGSSSVTSDYGSDTAYETSELGTPKLGRDNGSEIGVEDLTLDEDLTSPIENLVKYGMSNIDEGLFMGQTILEQLEGFPRHKAHAQQHPNNATGKNVNNGNVSKALFLSGNGMDLFSEPEPGKVIGHARKLSADSVRSDASSIRGSEISNFGIPNSSADGSPGLHRCAEVSSSREILGNSDLQFSGDAELVIPLDQRHKLSRVLLTMERRLVTAKTDMEDLITRLNQEMTVKDYLMTKVKDLEVELETTKQKSKETLQQAILSERERLTQMQWDMEELRQKSLEMEWKLKSKQDGNPHAESMEESTVKDKNVLQELDATKEQLENLSKRYEELEAKSKADIKVLVKEVKFLRSSQIGLKQELSQMLNEKSKTEELLQQERQTHNHMKTVREKLLHECRILLNRFQACNANLYAEEEDNVILESSSAADALALLTSSDDQISLLITEAQLLAEDSKAAASADVEKAHDNDVCTRTDNELREVIADILVDNAKLRKQVNSVLRRALLFRNNESPPPSSDNLLDDSSER